One window of the Camarhynchus parvulus chromosome 2, STF_HiC, whole genome shotgun sequence genome contains the following:
- the RRS1 gene encoding LOW QUALITY PROTEIN: ribosome biogenesis regulatory protein homolog (The sequence of the model RefSeq protein was modified relative to this genomic sequence to represent the inferred CDS: inserted 1 base in 1 codon) — translation MAAVRVEAVLAAAEEQEAEKRRSITVEKELELEYDLGNLLAVDRNXPPAAALRGAGPRREALLRALARDNTQLLVSRLWELPAERAGGAGGPLVAQLPEPTFRLPREKPAPKPRPPTRWEQFARLKGIRRKKKTSLVWDEQAKEWRRRWGYRRAGGDPSRAWLAEVPAGADPEEDQFARLRREKRERVARNELNRLRNLARAHRAGSAVPAAPLHPTGHQDRDELRRVARVARVSTASLGRFQPRLPKEPAEPPSRSGGKKRRFQPLLGNLAAERSRQLELLRDMGSKKPVLDITRAVNKQLRQEEAEAAAANKGKKQSKRGKRGRRQQRPGRSGKKSGARRQPQQQKPAGGGRRKKA, via the exons ATGGCGGCCGTGCGGGTGGAGGCGGTGCTGGCGGCCGCCGAGGAGCAGGAGGCGGAGAAGCGGCGGAGCATCACggtggaaaaggagctggagctggagtaCGACCTGGGCAATTTGCTGGCCGTGGACCGCA CCCCTCCGGCGGCGGCGCTGCGCGGGGCCGGCCCGCGGCGGGAGGCGCTGCTGCGGGCGCTGGCCCGCGACAACACGCAGCTGCTGGTGTCCCGGCTCTGGGAGCTGCCGGCCGAGCGCGCCGGCGGCGCCGGGGGCCCGCTGGTGGCGCAGCTGCCCGAGCCCACGTTCCGCCTGCCGCGGGAGAAGCCGGCGCCGAAGCCGCGGCCGCCGACGCGCTGGGAGCAGTTCGCGCGGCTGAAGGGCATCCGCCGCAAGAAGAAAACCTCGCTGGTGTGGGACGAGCAGGCCAAGGAGtggcggcggcgctggggcTACCGGCGGGCGGGCGGAGACCCGTCCCGCGCCTGGCTGGCGGAGGTGCCGGCGGGCGCCGACCCCGAGGAGGACCAGTTCGCCCGGCTGCGGCGGGAGAAGCGGGAGCGGGTGGCTCGGAACGAGCTGAACCGGCTGCGCAACCTGGCCCGAGCCCACCGCGCCGGCAGCGCCGTGCCCGCCGCGCCCCTGCACCCCACCGGGCACCAGGACCGCGACGAGCTGCGGCGGGTGGCCCGCGTGGCCCGCGTCTCCACCGCCTCGCTCGGCCGCTTCCAGCCGCGCCTGCCCAAGGAGCCGGCGGAGCCGCCCTCCCGCAGCGGCGGCAAGAAGCGCCGCttccagccactgctgggcaACCTGGCGGCCGAGCGCAGCcggcagctggagctgctgcggGACATGGGCAGCAAGAAGCCGGTGCTCGACATCACCCGCGCCGTCAACAAGCAGCTGCGGCAGGAGGAAGCCGAGGCGGCCGCTGCCAACAAGGGCAAGAAGCAATCGAAGCGCGGCAAGCGTGgccggcggcagcagcggcccGGGCGCAGCGGCAAGAAGAGCGGAGCCCGGCGGCAGCCGCAGCAGCAGAAGCCTGCGGGCgggggcaggagaaagaaggCGTGA